In Macrobrachium rosenbergii isolate ZJJX-2024 chromosome 48, ASM4041242v1, whole genome shotgun sequence, one DNA window encodes the following:
- the LOC136831028 gene encoding uncharacterized protein → MEGESTRKLGEGYKVYYTGEDTRRNRVGIIFHPDLQETVTEVQRIRKRLMGLKFIKDKRVWHISSYPPQQGCSEEEKEKFRGKLEEYIERSELLVLSGDMDAHVGESSDGFEGIHEGRGFGRRNQEGNRLLELADAMNLVVLNTQFEKRDHLVTYKSGQNETQIDYILVRKDCKVIPNESVVAQHKLVVADSRLKAIRKRKTPTRNMRIKTWKLKGEKAREFRSGKSQRRERCK, encoded by the coding sequence ATGGAAGGGGAAAGTACAAGAAAGCTTGGAGAAGGATATAAAGTTTACTACACAGgggaagatacaaggagaaaCAGGGTAGGAATTATTTTCCATCCAGATCTGCAGGAGACTGTCACAGAGGTCCAACGTATCCGTAAGAGGCTCATGggcctaaaatttataaaagataagagaGTATGGCATATCTCGTCATACCCACCTCAACAAGGGTGtagtgaagaggagaaggagaaattcAGAGGGAAATTAGAAGAATATATAGAAAGAAGTGAACTATTAGTGTTATCTGGGGACATGGATGCTCATGTAGGTGAGAGTTCTGATGGCTTTGAAGGAATACATGAaggaagaggttttggaagaagaaaccaggaaggtAATAGATTGTTAGAATTAGCAGACGCTATGAATCTGGTAGTCTTGAATACACAATTTGAGAAAAGAGATCATCTGGTAACAtacaaaagtggacaaaatgagacacaaattgattatattttggtCAGGAAGGATTGTAAggttattccaaatgaatctgttgTAGCTCAACATAAACTGGTAGTCGCAGATTCTAGGCtgaaagcaataaggaaaagaaaaaccccAACCAGGAATATGAGGATCAAAACTTGGAAGCTGAAAGGGGAGAAGGCAAGAGAGTTCAGAAGtggaaagagccagagaagagagagatgtaagTAG